From a single Phacochoerus africanus isolate WHEZ1 chromosome 11, ROS_Pafr_v1, whole genome shotgun sequence genomic region:
- the LOC125110571 gene encoding folate receptor alpha-like isoform X2 → MQEPLPVGEALAGKLRKGRSGEVVPPSAAKLRLHCPQVAVVSYHLAQTSTGPSSLGSTVLWGKRRGEGGRSGLGRETGNLAKKLTAAFWQKWINMAWRLTLFVLLGLVAAVGGARARTDMLNVCMDAKHHKPKPSPEDKLHDQCSPWRKNSCCSVNTSLEAHKDISYLYRFNWDHCGKMEPACKRHFIQDTCLYECSPNLGPWIQEVNQKWRRERILNVPLCKEDCQIWWEDCRTSYTCKSNWHKGWNWTSGYNQCPVSAACHRFDFYFPTPAALCNEIWSHSFEVSSYSRGSGRCIQMWFDPAQGNPNEAVARYYAENGDAGAVAQGIGPLLTNWTEMVKHWVTG, encoded by the exons ATGCAGGAGCCTCTGCCTGTGGGTGAAGCACTGGCTGGCAAACTCCGGAAGGGGAGGTCCGGAGAGGTGGTGCCTCCCTCCGCAGCAAAGCTCAGACTGCACTGTCCTCAGGTGGCAGTGGTGTCCTACCACTTGGCACAGACCTCCACGGGCCCTTCATCGCTTGGCTCCACTGTGCTGTGGGGTAAGCGGCGCGGGGAGGGAGGACGATCTGGGCTTGGAAGGGAAACAGGAAATCTGGCCAAGAAGCTTACGGCAGCTTTCTGGCAGAAGTGGATCAACATGGCCTGGCGGCTGACGCTCTTCGTGCTCCTGGGTTTGGTGGCTGCTGTGGGGGGCGCCCGGGCCAGGACGGACATGCTCAACGTCTGCATGGACGCCAAGCACCACAAGCCAAAGCCAAGCCCGGAGGACAAGCTGCACGACCag TGCAGCCCCTGGAGGAAGAACTCCTGCTGCTCGGTCAACACCAGCCTAGAAGCCCATAAAGACATCTCCTACCTGTACAGATTCAACTGGGACCACTGCGGCAAGATGGAGCCGGCCTGCAAGCGCCACTTCATTCAAGACACCTGTCTCTATGAGTGCTCGCCCAACCTGGGGCCCTGGATCCAGGAG gTGAACCAGAAGTGGCGCAGAGAGCGGATCCTGAACGTGCCCCTCTGCAAAGAGGACTGTCAGATCTGGTGGGAAGACTGCCGCACCTCCTACACCTGCAAGAGCAACTGGCACAAGGGCTGGAACTGGACCTCAG GGTATAACCAGTGCCCAGTGAGCGCCGCCTGCCACCGCTTCGACTTCTACTTCCCCACGCCCGCTGCCCTGTGCAACGAGATCTGGAGCCACTCCTTTGAAGTCAGCAGCTACAGCCGGGGCAGCGGCCGCTGCATCCAGATGTGGTTCGACCCGGCCCAGGGCAACCCCAACGAGGCGGTGGCGAGATACTATGCTGAGAATGGGGATGCTGGGGCCGTGGCCCAGGGGATCGGGCCTCTCCTGACCAACTGGACGGAGATGGTGAAACACTGGGTCACCGGCTAA
- the LOC125110571 gene encoding folate receptor alpha-like isoform X1 → MAWRLTLFVLLGLVAAVGGARARTDMLNVCMDAKHHKPKPSPEDKLHDQCSPWRKNSCCSVNTSLEAHKDISYLYRFNWDHCGKMEPACKRHFIQDTCLYECSPNLGPWIQEVNQKWRRERILNVPLCKEDCQIWWEDCRTSYTCKSNWHKGWNWTSGYNQCPVSAACHRFDFYFPTPAALCNEIWSHSFEVSSYSRGSGRCIQMWFDPAQGNPNEAVARYYAENGDAGAVAQGIGPLLTNWTEMVKHWVTG, encoded by the exons ATGGCCTGGCGGCTGACGCTCTTCGTGCTCCTGGGTTTGGTGGCTGCTGTGGGGGGCGCCCGGGCCAGGACGGACATGCTCAACGTCTGCATGGACGCCAAGCACCACAAGCCAAAGCCAAGCCCGGAGGACAAGCTGCACGACCag TGCAGCCCCTGGAGGAAGAACTCCTGCTGCTCGGTCAACACCAGCCTAGAAGCCCATAAAGACATCTCCTACCTGTACAGATTCAACTGGGACCACTGCGGCAAGATGGAGCCGGCCTGCAAGCGCCACTTCATTCAAGACACCTGTCTCTATGAGTGCTCGCCCAACCTGGGGCCCTGGATCCAGGAG gTGAACCAGAAGTGGCGCAGAGAGCGGATCCTGAACGTGCCCCTCTGCAAAGAGGACTGTCAGATCTGGTGGGAAGACTGCCGCACCTCCTACACCTGCAAGAGCAACTGGCACAAGGGCTGGAACTGGACCTCAG GGTATAACCAGTGCCCAGTGAGCGCCGCCTGCCACCGCTTCGACTTCTACTTCCCCACGCCCGCTGCCCTGTGCAACGAGATCTGGAGCCACTCCTTTGAAGTCAGCAGCTACAGCCGGGGCAGCGGCCGCTGCATCCAGATGTGGTTCGACCCGGCCCAGGGCAACCCCAACGAGGCGGTGGCGAGATACTATGCTGAGAATGGGGATGCTGGGGCCGTGGCCCAGGGGATCGGGCCTCTCCTGACCAACTGGACGGAGATGGTGAAACACTGGGTCACCGGCTAA